In Bradyrhizobium erythrophlei, a single genomic region encodes these proteins:
- a CDS encoding polysaccharide deacetylase family protein, which translates to MKQLRSNIIRAGLEALYFTGAHHLFRPIFSGVGSIFMLHHVRAAREAAFQPNRHLEITPEFLRTVLLHLRSRGVDIVTMDEMHRRMSERDFSRRFATFTFDDGYRDNRDFALPVMREFDAPFAVYVTSDFAQATGNLWWIALEMVTAKASHIEATIDGAATRIDSSTLPAKKAAFERLHDWLRALPGHDDLAREIGKLCIQHGIDRNKICSDLCLSWDELKPFADEPLVTIGAHSVTHCNIAQQTDEMARQEMTASRSRIEDALQRPALHFAYPYGDRRAAGQREFALAKEAGFKTAVTTRPGMVFAENAEYPTALPRVSLNGNYQHERILPVLTSGAATAMWNGFRRVDAA; encoded by the coding sequence ATGAAGCAGTTACGCAGCAACATCATCCGCGCCGGCCTGGAAGCGCTTTATTTCACCGGTGCGCACCACCTGTTTCGCCCGATTTTCTCCGGCGTCGGCAGCATTTTCATGCTGCATCACGTGCGGGCGGCGCGCGAGGCGGCGTTCCAGCCCAACCGCCATCTCGAAATCACACCCGAATTCCTGCGCACGGTCCTTTTGCACCTGCGTTCTCGGGGCGTCGACATCGTCACCATGGACGAGATGCACCGCCGGATGAGCGAACGCGACTTCTCGCGGCGTTTCGCCACCTTCACCTTCGACGACGGCTATCGCGACAACCGGGATTTCGCACTGCCGGTCATGCGCGAATTTGACGCACCGTTCGCGGTCTATGTCACCAGCGACTTCGCGCAAGCCACGGGAAACCTGTGGTGGATCGCGCTCGAGATGGTGACCGCCAAGGCATCCCACATCGAGGCCACCATCGATGGCGCGGCGACGCGCATCGATAGTTCGACGCTGCCGGCAAAAAAAGCCGCCTTCGAACGCCTGCACGACTGGCTGCGAGCCCTGCCCGGCCACGACGATCTCGCCCGCGAGATCGGCAAGCTCTGCATCCAGCACGGCATCGATCGAAACAAGATTTGCAGCGACCTCTGCCTGTCATGGGACGAGTTGAAGCCGTTTGCCGACGAGCCGCTGGTTACCATCGGCGCGCATTCGGTGACCCATTGCAACATCGCCCAGCAGACCGACGAGATGGCAAGGCAGGAAATGACGGCGAGCCGTTCGCGGATCGAAGACGCACTTCAGCGGCCGGCGCTGCACTTCGCCTATCCTTACGGTGACCGGCGCGCCGCTGGCCAGCGCGAATTCGCGCTCGCGAAAGAGGCCGGATTTAAAACAGCGGTGACGACGCGGCCAGGCATGGTCTTTGCCGAAAACGCGGAATATCCGACCGCGCTGCCGCGGGTTTCGCTCAACG